The Nitrospirota bacterium region TAGAGTTGGTACATAACTGCGGTATGCAACTGCCGAACGGTGCCATGGTGTAAAAGCCCGTGGTGCAATGGAGAACGCGCCGCTCACAGCTGATGCTAGCAATGGTTAGCTAAGGCGCACCTGTGCGCCGGCGCATACTTGCGTTTGGCACTATTTGCATTTGATAAGTCCTTACCTTATAGTAAGGAAAAATAGTATTTGCAAGGAGTTCTTTCATGCCAACATCAACGGTGACCAGCAAAGGGCAGACCACGATCCCCAAGGAGATTCGCGCACGCTTGCACCTGCAGCCGGGGGATCGCTTGGAATTTGTGGTGGAAGATGACGGGCGGGTGATGGTGTTGCCGGCCACGGTGGATGCGACGGAGTTGAGGGGCATCCTCAAAGCACCGGCTCGACCGGTCACCGTGGAGGCGATGAAGCAGGCCATACGGAAGCGGGGAGGCCGTCGGTGATCGGCCTGGATACGAACGTGCTCGTTCGCTTTCTCGTACAGGACGATCCGACCCAATCCAGGCGGGCCGCTCGGCTGATCGCGCGGGAATGTACCAAAGAAAGCCCCGGTTTCATCAACCGGATTGTGCTCTGTGAACTGGTGTGGGTATTGGAGAGCGCTTACGGGTACTCAAAGGAGACTATCGCCGGTGTTTTGGAGAAGGTTCTGAGGACAAGTCAGTTTCAAGTCGAGGACTTACCGGTAGCCTGGACCGCTTTTCGTCTGTACCAGAAGGGGAAGGCGGACTTTGCCGATTGTCTCCTCGGTGCCGTCAATCACCAACAGGGGTGCGATCGTACGATGACCTTTGACCAGCAGGCCGGCAAGCTGGAAGGATTCGAATTTCTGGCCGGAGCTTAATTCTCTATTTGGAGGCGGAGGATATCCGCGCCTGCCTTCGATGCACAAGTCGCCGCCTTAATCATCCCGTGGTTGCCGTATGATCCTCTGACTTCTGGCTCAATCGAGTGTGGCCACACCATTCTCATGCCGGTACAAGCGCATCCCTGTGTTGCTCGATATGCTTCCTGACCTTGCTCGACAGAGCCCGTTCGGCAAGACGCAACTCATAAGTCTTCTGCAGGTTCATCCAGAATTCAGCGGTGGTGTTGAAAAATGCCGCCAGGCGGACCGCGGTATCCCCTGTAATGCCACGCTGCCCCTTGATAATCGCCGTAATCCGGTTCGCCGGCACGTCAATGGCCTTGGCGAGCATATTGGCATTGATCGGCGGGTCTGACGGCTTCATGAACTCCTCGAAGAGGATTTCCCCGGGATGGACCGGCCGCATTCCGTTCTTGATCATGATGGGCACTCCTTCAGTGATAATCGGTAATTTCGACCTCATAGGGTCCGTCAGTCTTCCAGGCAAAGCAAATCCGCCACTGATCGTTGATCCGGATGCTGTGCTGCCCGGATCGATCCCCCTTCAGCCTTTCCAGTCGGTTTCCTGGCGGTGAGAGCAGGTCTTTGATGTCCGATGCATTGTCGAGCATGGTCAATTTCCGTTCAGCTGCCTTCCTGAAGCCGGAGAACTCCTTCACCGTATCCCCTGAAAAGAACCGTTCCGTCTTCTTGTCGCTAAAATGCCTTATCATGCTCGGGTGTCATATTTTATGATTTACGTAACGAGTATGATTATAATGCATTTCTCATGAAAGTAGAATGAGAAAATACGCTTTCGATGTCTTCATGAGGGGGCCACTCATCTCGCACAAGGACTCAAGGCCGCTTCCGTCTTCAACCCATTGATCTGCAAGGTATAAGTGCCCCTTGGTGTTTTAGTTGCGCCCTCCCGCTACTTTAACTATGTCATCGAACGTCACGAAATAAATGGCGAAGGCGTGGTCGTAGTTCAATCACGGGTTCGAATCCCGTTGGGGCCACCACCCCGAGCTTGCTTGGCGGGAGCCTCTTCTCATTTGAGAGGCGATCCGCGAGATACCTCAAGTGTTCTTCGTGTGAGCCGCCGCGTTTGATCAAATCGCGGCGGATAGTTACTTTGCCTCAAGTAGGCTTAGATTTCATCCCTCGCTTGCGTGTGCCGGTGCCCTCAAGATTCAAAGGGCGACGGAGCAACACCTTAGGCGGAAACATCTTCTTGCCTCCGCCTGGTGCTTTCCAGCCTGGGTGGTTGGCGAGAGAGTCTCGAGGGAACCTACTCGGGGTGCTGCATATCCAGCAGTTCGCGCACCTTGCGGAGCAGCGTTTCCGGCAGAAACGGCTTATGGAGCACGGACGCATTTTCTTGCAGGTGTCCTT contains the following coding sequences:
- a CDS encoding AbrB/MazE/SpoVT family DNA-binding domain-containing protein, with product MPTSTVTSKGQTTIPKEIRARLHLQPGDRLEFVVEDDGRVMVLPATVDATELRGILKAPARPVTVEAMKQAIRKRGGRR
- a CDS encoding PIN domain-containing protein, encoding MIGLDTNVLVRFLVQDDPTQSRRAARLIARECTKESPGFINRIVLCELVWVLESAYGYSKETIAGVLEKVLRTSQFQVEDLPVAWTAFRLYQKGKADFADCLLGAVNHQQGCDRTMTFDQQAGKLEGFEFLAGA
- the higA gene encoding addiction module antidote protein, HigA family — its product is MIKNGMRPVHPGEILFEEFMKPSDPPINANMLAKAIDVPANRITAIIKGQRGITGDTAVRLAAFFNTTAEFWMNLQKTYELRLAERALSSKVRKHIEQHRDALVPA
- a CDS encoding excinuclease ABC subunit A, translating into MIRHFSDKKTERFFSGDTVKEFSGFRKAAERKLTMLDNASDIKDLLSPPGNRLERLKGDRSGQHSIRINDQWRICFAWKTDGPYEVEITDYH